The following are encoded in a window of Salmo trutta chromosome 9, fSalTru1.1, whole genome shotgun sequence genomic DNA:
- the LOC115200394 gene encoding U3 small nucleolar ribonucleoprotein protein IMP4: protein MLRRETRLRREYLYRKAQEDRVRTIEEKKQKLKSALDDNRLIPTEVRREAVQLQKLLEYDDEGAEGVSSHMDDEYKWAGVEDPKVMVTTSRDPSSRLKMFVKEVKLILPGAQRMNRGGHEINALVQACKANNVTDLVIVHETRGQPDGLVVCHLPFGPTAYFTLYNVVMRHDVPDIGTMSEAYPHLIFHNFSSRLGQRVSNILKYLFPVPKEDSRRVVTFANQEDFISFRHHTYKKTDHKNVELSEVGPRFEMKLYMIKLGTLENEATADVEWRHHSYTHTAKKRKFLSVE, encoded by the exons ATG CTTCGCCGAGAGACGAGACTGAGACGGGAGTATCTGTATAGGAAGGCCCAGGAGGACAGAGTGCGGACGATTGAGGAGAAGAAACAGAAGCTGAAATCTGCTCTTGATG ACAATCGTCTCATCCCTACGGAGGTTCGCAGAGAAGCAGTACAGTTACAGAAATTGCTGGAGTATGACGATGAGGGAGCGGAAG GTGTCAGCTCTCACATGGATGATGAGTATAAATGGGCTGGAGTGGAGGATCCAAAGGTCATGGTCACAACGTCAAGAGACCCCAGCTCTCGACTCAAGATGTTTGTCAAA GAGGTGAAGCTGATCCTCCCAGGTGCTCAGCGTATGAACAGGGGAGGTCATGAGATCAATGCTCTGGTACAAGCCTGTAAAGCCAACAATGTTACAGACCTGGTCATTGTTCATGAAACCAGAGGACAGCCAG ATGGGCTGGTGGTGTGCCACCTACCTTTTGGACCAACTGCGTACTTCACCCTTTACAATGTGGTAATGAGACATGATGTGCCGGACATTGGAACCATGTCTGAGGCCTACCCCCACCTCATCTTTCACAACTTCTCCTCACGACTTGGCCAGAGG GTTTCCAATATCCTCAAGTATTTGTTCCCAGTGCCTAAAGAGGACAGTAGACGAGTTGTCACATTTGCCAACCAGGAGGATTTTATATCTTTCAG ACATCACACTTACAAGAAAACGGACCACAAGAATGTTGAGTTGTCAGAAGTTGGGCCTAgatttgaaatgaaat TGTACATGATCAAGCTTGGTACCCTGGAGAATGAGGCTACAGCGGACGTTGAGTGGCGCCACCACTcgtacacacacactgccaaaAAGAGGAAGTTTCTCAGCGTGGAGTAG